A section of the Microbulbifer pacificus genome encodes:
- a CDS encoding c-type cytochrome, which yields MFNSPDAFTRSLCVLFVTAALTACGEGRDENAEAATITPPVASPWQSNYLEIGRTASPAELAAWDIDVRPDFTGLPPGSGNAEQGEEIWLARCAACHGDFGDSNQFFSPLVLGNVTPQDIESGHVAALKDPTRVRTTLMKVATVSTLWDYINRAMPWNDPKSLSTDEVYSLVAYLLSLGYIVDSDFELSNENIANVQARMPNRNGMTQEHGLWKVDDVSDVHNTACMTNCEASVEVASSIPQFARNAHGNLRDQMRIFGPFPGEDTGAERGAETAIASVAKEPPAPEAGLASSAPMELLTGNSCLGCHQIDSKLVGPAFTAVAEKYAGQDDAVVYLSRKIRQGGSGVWGGFMPPMAQLSEANAEEIARWLAQ from the coding sequence ATGTTCAACTCACCTGATGCCTTTACACGCTCTCTCTGTGTTTTGTTTGTGACTGCAGCACTTACGGCCTGCGGCGAGGGGCGCGATGAAAACGCGGAGGCAGCGACAATTACGCCGCCCGTTGCCAGTCCCTGGCAAAGCAATTACCTCGAGATCGGCCGCACGGCGAGCCCCGCGGAACTTGCCGCTTGGGATATCGACGTGCGCCCCGATTTTACTGGCCTGCCGCCCGGCTCCGGTAATGCAGAGCAGGGTGAGGAAATCTGGCTCGCCCGCTGCGCCGCATGCCACGGTGACTTCGGTGATTCCAACCAGTTTTTCTCGCCGCTGGTGCTGGGCAATGTGACACCGCAGGATATTGAAAGTGGTCATGTGGCTGCGCTGAAGGACCCAACCCGGGTTCGTACCACTCTGATGAAGGTGGCCACGGTATCCACGCTGTGGGACTACATCAATCGCGCGATGCCATGGAACGATCCCAAGTCATTGAGCACGGATGAGGTGTATAGCCTGGTTGCCTATTTGCTGAGCCTTGGCTACATCGTGGACAGCGATTTCGAACTGTCCAACGAAAATATCGCGAACGTGCAGGCACGTATGCCAAATCGTAATGGTATGACGCAAGAGCACGGCCTGTGGAAGGTTGATGATGTATCCGATGTCCACAATACCGCGTGTATGACCAACTGCGAAGCCAGCGTAGAGGTGGCCTCGTCTATTCCGCAATTCGCCCGCAATGCCCACGGCAATTTGCGCGATCAGATGCGAATTTTCGGTCCCTTCCCCGGTGAGGACACCGGTGCTGAGCGCGGCGCTGAAACTGCGATTGCCTCGGTTGCTAAAGAGCCACCTGCGCCTGAAGCAGGACTCGCTTCATCAGCACCGATGGAGTTGCTCACCGGCAATAGCTGCCTGGGTTGTCACCAGATCGATAGCAAATTGGTCGGCCCCGCGTTTACCGCCGTGGCAGAAAAATATGCTGGCCAGGACGATGCGGTTGTTTATCTCAGCCGCAAGATTCGCCAGGGTGGCTCAGGTGTCTGGGGCGGCTTTATGCCACCAATGGCACAGCTGAGTGAGGCAAATGCAGAAGAAATTGCACGCTGGCTGGCGCAGTAG
- the soxY gene encoding thiosulfate oxidation carrier protein SoxY: MKTSRRGFMKLAGAAVALGILPLKVLADFVRPKEAMAATDLAGVFASLGNAQDSDQIMLETPDIAENGAVVPITVTSVIPGTSKIYVVVEKNPNPLAAAFMIPEGTDAFVQTRVKVAQTCPIYAVVEAGGKLYKASRETKVTLGGCGG, from the coding sequence ATGAAAACAAGTAGACGTGGATTTATGAAGCTAGCCGGGGCCGCGGTGGCACTGGGTATCTTGCCATTGAAAGTACTGGCGGATTTTGTACGCCCAAAAGAGGCGATGGCGGCAACAGATCTGGCTGGTGTCTTTGCCAGCTTGGGCAATGCACAAGATAGTGACCAGATCATGCTGGAAACTCCGGATATTGCTGAAAATGGTGCAGTTGTACCGATCACGGTCACTAGCGTGATCCCAGGAACAAGCAAGATTTATGTTGTGGTGGAAAAGAACCCCAACCCATTGGCTGCCGCGTTCATGATCCCCGAAGGCACCGATGCGTTTGTGCAAACCCGGGTGAAGGTTGCGCAAACATGCCCGATTTACGCCGTGGTGGAGGCGGGCGGCAAGCTGTACAAGGCCAGCCGTGAAACAAAGGTAACCCTGGGTGGTTGTGGCGGCTAA
- the soxZ gene encoding thiosulfate oxidation carrier complex protein SoxZ: MAGSIRIRATLSGDVAEVKALMRHPMETGQRKDSTGNKIPAHFITEVTATSAGKTVLQAQWGAAVSQNPFLSFRIKGAKAGDTVTVQWLDNKGESGVGEATVG; the protein is encoded by the coding sequence ATGGCAGGTTCAATTCGAATTCGGGCGACGCTGAGTGGGGATGTTGCCGAGGTAAAAGCCCTGATGCGCCATCCGATGGAAACCGGGCAGCGTAAAGACAGTACCGGCAATAAAATTCCAGCGCATTTCATTACCGAAGTGACAGCTACATCGGCAGGCAAGACCGTGCTCCAGGCCCAATGGGGTGCCGCTGTATCACAAAACCCGTTCCTGAGTTTTCGTATCAAGGGCGCCAAGGCGGGGGATACCGTTACAGTGCAGTGGCTGGATAACAAAGGTGAATCCGGTGTTGGTGAGGCGACGGTCGGATAA
- the soxA gene encoding sulfur oxidation c-type cytochrome SoxA, with protein sequence MLAKSGFATLMRRLSVCMLLVTVSATAQDDPFAEYRAMMGDDNPAIFVIEEGAELWTRPLGPKQASLEQCDLGLGAGVVKGAYAQLPRYFADTQQVMDLEGRLIHCMVTLQGRERDDILRKPYSATGDMGTELEALASYIAEQSSGMPIVIPQNHPAEQEAYALGEQLFFYRAGPYDFSCATCHRQSDKRIRLQKLPNLTVSDGAGMASSTWPAYRISQGVVRTMGWRMQDCAKQQRLPQLLPGSEAVVALIEYMGVNAAGTEMAAPGLKR encoded by the coding sequence ATGTTGGCTAAATCAGGTTTTGCCACGCTAATGCGCAGGCTTTCTGTTTGCATGCTGCTGGTTACCGTTTCCGCAACAGCACAGGATGATCCCTTCGCAGAATACCGGGCGATGATGGGGGACGATAACCCCGCAATTTTTGTCATTGAGGAAGGCGCCGAGCTTTGGACAAGGCCCCTGGGGCCAAAGCAAGCCTCTCTGGAGCAATGCGATCTGGGGTTGGGTGCAGGCGTTGTAAAGGGTGCTTATGCCCAGCTTCCCCGCTACTTTGCGGATACGCAGCAAGTCATGGATCTGGAAGGGCGACTGATTCACTGCATGGTCACCCTGCAAGGCAGGGAGCGCGACGACATATTGCGCAAGCCCTATTCAGCTACCGGGGATATGGGCACCGAACTTGAAGCGCTGGCCAGCTATATTGCAGAGCAATCTAGCGGTATGCCGATTGTGATACCGCAAAATCACCCCGCGGAACAGGAAGCTTATGCATTGGGCGAGCAACTGTTCTTCTATCGCGCCGGTCCTTATGACTTTTCATGTGCGACCTGCCACCGCCAAAGCGACAAGCGTATTCGCCTGCAAAAATTGCCCAACCTCACCGTCAGTGATGGTGCCGGTATGGCCTCGTCAACGTGGCCGGCATACCGCATTTCTCAGGGCGTGGTGCGAACAATGGGATGGCGAATGCAGGACTGCGCCAAACAGCAGCGACTGCCCCAGTTGTTGCCCGGCTCTGAAGCCGTGGTCGCGCTGATCGAGTATATGGGGGTTAATGCCGCCGGAACTGAAATGGCCGCGCCTGGCTTAAAGCGATAG
- the soxX gene encoding sulfur oxidation c-type cytochrome SoxX — protein sequence MWQIKYLLAVVAVSATVSACAESGSQSKAKTVESVWLESMVAKNHVGLDRLNQTALQSACSNAESQVVSDTEREQLQQEATKSVAYPADGVFLGNWQQGEAIAGNGKGMQWSDNPNEPNGGNCYACHQMSPDEVAYGTVGPSLRNYGMRGVSEAMLKYTWAKIWNPQVYLVCSHMPRFGDAGILDEQQIRDVMAYLFDPASPVNRK from the coding sequence ATGTGGCAAATCAAATACCTGCTCGCTGTCGTTGCGGTTTCTGCGACGGTGAGTGCCTGTGCCGAATCCGGATCGCAGTCCAAAGCAAAGACTGTGGAATCCGTATGGCTTGAGTCGATGGTGGCAAAAAATCATGTGGGCCTCGATCGTTTAAATCAGACCGCATTGCAAAGCGCATGCAGCAATGCCGAAAGCCAGGTGGTTTCGGATACGGAGCGCGAGCAGCTGCAGCAGGAGGCCACCAAGTCGGTGGCTTATCCCGCGGACGGTGTATTTCTCGGTAATTGGCAGCAGGGCGAAGCCATTGCTGGAAATGGGAAAGGGATGCAGTGGAGCGACAATCCCAACGAGCCCAATGGAGGAAATTGCTACGCGTGTCACCAGATGAGCCCGGATGAAGTTGCCTATGGCACGGTCGGGCCGTCACTGCGCAATTACGGTATGCGTGGTGTTTCGGAGGCGATGCTGAAATATACCTGGGCCAAGATCTGGAACCCTCAGGTCTACCTGGTTTGCTCTCACATGCCGCGTTTCGGTGATGCTGGCATTCTCGATGAGCAGCAAATCCGCGATGTGATGGCGTATCTGTTTGATCCGGCTTCCCCTGTTAACCGCAAGTGA
- the soxB gene encoding thiosulfohydrolase SoxB — protein sequence MNRREFAQMLGLGVVAGISLPLLNGCGRKSAAAAGDFYNLPRFGNVHFMHMTDAHAQLMPIYYREPSVNIGVHGARNQSPHIVGEAFLQAYGLPADSRIAHALTYLDFNEAAAQYGRVGGFAHLATLVKQVRASRPGSLLLDGGDLWQGSATSLWTKGQDMVDASKALGIDIMTGHWEFTLGADRVMEIIENDLDGHIEFLAHNVKDFDFGDAIFASHTMREMNGVPVAIIGQAFPYTPIANPGHFTPGWTFGIQERELQETINKVRSQGAQVVVLLSHNGADVDIKLASRLSGLDAIMGGHTHDAIPQAIQVKNSAGGQTLVTNAGSNGKFLGVLDFDVQAGKIKQWHYRLLPVFANLLPADPEMTALIDRVRAPYLDKLNTTLATTEGLLYRRGNFNGSFDQLIVDALMETKDAEIAFSPGFRWGTSLLPGDTITVEDLMSQVAITYPQTTVNEFTGERIKFILEDVADNLFNPDPYYQQGGDMVRVGGLDYTINPNADSGNRISGMSLNGNPVEAGKTYKVAGWAPVAEGVEGEPIWDVVGNWLASKKTVPLLEPKQPRIVGLKDNLGLV from the coding sequence ATGAATCGACGGGAATTTGCCCAGATGCTGGGGTTGGGGGTAGTAGCGGGCATATCACTGCCACTGCTGAATGGTTGTGGCCGTAAATCGGCGGCTGCTGCGGGTGATTTCTACAATTTACCGCGGTTTGGCAATGTGCACTTTATGCATATGACTGATGCTCATGCGCAGTTGATGCCGATTTATTACCGCGAGCCGTCAGTCAATATTGGTGTGCACGGGGCAAGAAACCAGTCGCCGCACATTGTCGGCGAAGCTTTCCTGCAAGCTTATGGTCTGCCCGCAGACTCGCGTATTGCCCATGCCCTCACGTATCTGGATTTTAACGAGGCGGCAGCACAGTATGGGCGCGTGGGCGGCTTTGCCCATCTGGCAACCCTGGTAAAGCAAGTCCGCGCTTCGCGGCCGGGCTCACTGCTGCTTGACGGCGGCGACCTCTGGCAGGGTTCGGCGACGTCCCTGTGGACCAAGGGCCAGGATATGGTCGATGCCAGTAAAGCACTGGGAATCGATATTATGACCGGCCATTGGGAGTTTACCCTCGGCGCGGACAGGGTCATGGAGATTATTGAAAATGATCTCGATGGCCACATTGAATTTCTGGCGCATAACGTAAAAGACTTCGACTTTGGCGACGCGATATTTGCAAGCCACACCATGCGCGAAATGAACGGCGTACCCGTCGCCATTATCGGTCAGGCATTTCCGTATACGCCAATCGCCAATCCCGGGCACTTTACCCCGGGCTGGACGTTCGGAATCCAGGAGCGCGAGCTGCAGGAGACGATCAACAAGGTGCGCAGTCAGGGCGCCCAGGTTGTGGTGTTGCTTTCTCACAACGGGGCTGATGTCGATATCAAATTGGCGTCCAGGCTCAGTGGCCTGGACGCGATCATGGGCGGCCATACTCACGACGCGATTCCGCAAGCGATACAGGTCAAAAACAGCGCTGGTGGACAAACCCTGGTCACCAACGCCGGCAGTAATGGCAAGTTTCTCGGCGTTCTGGATTTTGACGTGCAGGCCGGCAAGATCAAGCAGTGGCATTATCGCTTGCTGCCCGTGTTTGCGAACCTGTTACCGGCAGACCCGGAGATGACTGCACTGATTGATCGGGTACGCGCGCCCTATCTGGACAAGCTCAATACCACTCTGGCCACAACCGAGGGGCTCCTGTATCGACGGGGTAACTTCAACGGCAGCTTTGATCAGCTTATCGTTGATGCGCTGATGGAAACCAAGGACGCGGAGATCGCATTCTCGCCCGGATTCCGCTGGGGCACATCATTATTGCCGGGTGACACGATCACGGTGGAAGACTTGATGAGCCAGGTCGCGATCACTTATCCACAGACCACGGTTAACGAGTTTACCGGCGAGCGCATCAAGTTCATCCTGGAGGACGTGGCGGATAATCTGTTTAATCCTGATCCCTACTATCAGCAGGGTGGCGATATGGTGCGTGTCGGTGGTCTGGACTACACCATCAATCCAAACGCCGACAGCGGCAACCGGATTTCAGGCATGAGTCTCAATGGCAATCCCGTTGAAGCCGGAAAAACCTACAAGGTTGCGGGTTGGGCGCCGGTAGCCGAAGGGGTGGAAGGTGAGCCGATATGGGATGTGGTTGGCAATTGGCTGGCCAGCAAGAAGACTGTGCCGCTGCTTGAGCCGAAACAACCACGTATTGTGGGCTTGAAGGATAATCTTGGGCTAGTGTAG
- a CDS encoding metal-sensitive transcriptional regulator — MDSNWDEKRKSLITRLRRVEGQLRGIQRMMEEEQDCERVAQQLSAARRALDKTFYETMACAMRQELSQAQSSGNKSSADLESQIKHFTDLISKYA, encoded by the coding sequence ATGGACAGTAACTGGGACGAAAAACGCAAGTCGCTGATCACACGCTTGCGTCGCGTCGAAGGCCAATTGCGCGGTATCCAGCGCATGATGGAAGAAGAGCAAGACTGTGAGCGAGTTGCTCAGCAGCTCTCGGCAGCGCGCCGGGCGCTGGACAAAACGTTCTACGAAACCATGGCGTGTGCAATGCGCCAGGAGCTAAGTCAGGCACAGAGCAGCGGCAACAAAAGCTCCGCAGACCTTGAAAGCCAGATAAAGCACTTCACCGACCTGATCAGTAAATACGCCTGA
- a CDS encoding YebC/PmpR family DNA-binding transcriptional regulator produces MGRAYQNRKESMAKTSNMKARVYSRYGREIYMTAKSGGLDPNGNLALRSLIDRAKKDQVPAHVIEKAIDKAKGGAGEDFARARYEGFGPGGCMAIIECLTDNPNRTFGDVRQAFTKTKTKIGTEGSVSHSFDHLAILVFKHDDEEAVLEALMEADVDVTDIENENGKLSVFAPHTDYFKAKQALIEAFGDIDFEVDEIQFVPQTYTEISGDDVALFEKFMNMLNDLEDVQAVYHNVENPQ; encoded by the coding sequence ATGGGCAGAGCCTACCAGAACCGCAAAGAGTCAATGGCCAAGACCTCGAACATGAAAGCCAGGGTCTACAGCCGTTACGGCCGCGAGATTTACATGACCGCGAAGTCTGGAGGCCTCGATCCCAACGGCAACCTGGCCCTGCGCAGCCTGATCGACCGCGCCAAGAAAGACCAGGTCCCCGCTCACGTGATCGAGAAGGCCATCGACAAGGCCAAGGGTGGCGCCGGTGAGGATTTTGCCCGCGCCCGCTACGAAGGCTTCGGCCCCGGCGGCTGTATGGCCATCATCGAGTGTCTGACCGACAACCCCAACCGCACCTTTGGCGACGTGCGCCAGGCCTTCACCAAAACCAAAACCAAGATCGGCACCGAAGGATCGGTGAGCCATAGCTTCGATCACCTGGCGATCCTCGTGTTCAAACACGACGACGAAGAAGCCGTGCTGGAAGCGTTGATGGAAGCGGATGTGGATGTAACGGACATCGAAAACGAAAACGGCAAACTCTCCGTCTTCGCCCCGCACACCGATTACTTCAAAGCCAAGCAGGCACTGATAGAAGCCTTTGGCGATATCGACTTTGAAGTGGACGAAATCCAGTTCGTGCCGCAGACCTATACCGAGATCAGCGGTGATGACGTGGCGCTGTTCGAGAAGTTCATGAACATGCTGAACGATCTGGAGGATGTGCAGGCGGTTTACCACAACGTGGAGAATCCGCAGTAA
- a CDS encoding NCS2 family permease: MHQQSRNVFERLFALRAHRTTVRGELLAGLTTFVTMAYVVFVTPNMLAGTGMDHGAIFVATCLGSAVACFLMGFYANWPVGLAPGIGLTAFFAYTVVGEMGYRWQVALGAVFIAGVLFVAMSLSRVREWIMNSIPMCLRYSMGAGVGLFLGLIGLKSAGIVVPSEATLVTMGSFHEPPALLGALCFLLIAVLSYWRVFGAILISILVVTGIGFVLGLVQYKGLVSAPPSLAPTWMAMDIRGAFDVSMISVILAFLFINIFDTAGTLMGVAHRAGLIEPDGRIEKLPRALKADSTSSVLGAFLGCPPVTSFVESAAGVAAGGRTGLTAVTVGVLFVLCIFFAPLAGMIPAYATAGALIYVAMLMMGGIAKIDWEELTDAIPALVTMLMMPLTFSIANGIALGFLTYTALKLFTGQYRQISPSLYILSAIFLARFAFW; the protein is encoded by the coding sequence GTGCATCAGCAGTCGAGAAACGTATTTGAGCGCCTGTTTGCCCTGCGAGCGCACAGAACCACCGTGCGGGGTGAACTACTGGCGGGGCTGACCACCTTTGTCACCATGGCCTATGTGGTGTTCGTTACCCCCAATATGCTGGCGGGTACCGGAATGGACCACGGTGCCATCTTCGTCGCTACCTGCCTCGGCAGTGCTGTGGCCTGCTTCCTGATGGGGTTCTACGCCAACTGGCCGGTGGGGCTGGCGCCGGGTATCGGGCTGACCGCCTTCTTTGCGTATACGGTGGTAGGGGAGATGGGCTACCGCTGGCAGGTGGCACTGGGCGCGGTGTTCATCGCCGGCGTGCTGTTTGTGGCCATGAGCCTGTCGCGGGTGCGGGAGTGGATTATGAACAGCATCCCCATGTGCTTGCGCTATTCCATGGGCGCCGGGGTGGGGCTGTTTCTCGGGCTGATCGGGCTGAAATCCGCGGGAATCGTGGTCCCCAGTGAGGCGACGCTGGTAACCATGGGGTCATTCCACGAGCCTCCGGCACTGTTGGGAGCCCTGTGTTTCCTGTTGATTGCGGTGCTCAGTTACTGGCGTGTTTTTGGCGCCATCCTCATCAGTATCCTGGTGGTCACGGGCATCGGCTTTGTCCTCGGGCTGGTCCAGTACAAAGGCCTGGTGTCTGCACCGCCGAGCCTGGCGCCCACGTGGATGGCTATGGATATCCGCGGCGCTTTCGACGTGAGCATGATCAGCGTGATCCTCGCGTTTCTCTTCATCAATATTTTTGACACCGCCGGCACATTAATGGGTGTCGCCCACCGCGCCGGGCTGATCGAACCGGATGGGCGCATCGAGAAGCTGCCGCGGGCGCTGAAGGCGGACAGTACCTCCAGCGTGTTGGGGGCGTTTCTCGGCTGCCCGCCGGTGACGAGCTTCGTGGAGAGTGCCGCCGGGGTGGCGGCCGGCGGGCGCACCGGGCTGACTGCCGTTACCGTGGGCGTCCTGTTCGTATTGTGCATATTCTTTGCGCCGCTGGCGGGGATGATTCCGGCCTATGCGACCGCGGGTGCCCTGATCTATGTGGCGATGCTGATGATGGGAGGCATCGCCAAGATCGACTGGGAGGAGCTGACCGACGCCATCCCCGCGCTGGTGACGATGCTCATGATGCCGCTGACCTTTTCCATCGCCAACGGCATCGCCCTCGGCTTCCTGACCTACACCGCGCTCAAACTGTTCACCGGGCAGTACCGCCAGATATCCCCGAGCCTGTATATCCTGAGTGCAATTTTCCTCGCCAGGTTTGCGTTCTGGTAG
- a CDS encoding glycerate kinase type-2 family protein — MMQLPPINIDTDAQSLCQWLQRLAELTVASVHPDNLIPANLPAPGRRTLVVGAGKASAAMAAALERVWGQRYPEAEISGLVVTRYGHVARCEKIEVLEAAHPMPDTLGEQAARRMLEAVAGLTAEDLVIALISGGGSALMSLPAPGLTLEQKQSINRALLRSGAPIRGINTVRRHLSAIKGGRLAAAAHPARVVTFLISDVPGDDPTLIASGPTLPDESTPADALAILQRYHIDTPAEVHAYLEAGNPAPGPTDIAFAADSAVVLAKAADALEAARAAALGAGVHVRVLGDNLEGEARELGKAHAALALQSQGQSRRPLLILSGGETSVTVTGHGRGGRNVEYLLGLFTALAGAPGIYGLAIDTDGIDGSEDNAGAYFSPGDWAKMHAQGLNPTEFLCNNDAYSFFAELGNLIVTGPTRTNVNDFRAILVMPVPD; from the coding sequence ATGATGCAATTGCCGCCAATCAATATCGACACGGATGCGCAGAGCCTCTGCCAGTGGTTGCAGCGCCTGGCCGAACTGACGGTGGCCTCGGTGCACCCGGACAACCTGATCCCCGCCAATCTGCCCGCGCCCGGGCGCAGAACCCTGGTGGTCGGCGCGGGCAAGGCGAGCGCGGCGATGGCGGCGGCATTGGAGCGGGTCTGGGGTCAGCGCTATCCGGAGGCCGAAATCTCCGGTCTGGTGGTGACCCGCTACGGCCACGTGGCGCGCTGCGAGAAGATCGAGGTGCTGGAAGCGGCACACCCCATGCCGGATACGCTGGGCGAGCAGGCCGCCAGGCGGATGCTGGAAGCGGTGGCGGGGCTGACGGCGGAAGATCTGGTGATCGCACTGATTTCCGGTGGCGGCTCCGCGCTGATGAGCCTGCCGGCGCCGGGCCTTACCCTGGAGCAGAAGCAGTCGATCAACCGGGCATTGCTGCGCAGTGGCGCGCCGATCCGGGGCATCAACACCGTGCGCCGCCATTTATCCGCCATCAAGGGAGGGCGCCTCGCCGCCGCCGCCCATCCGGCGCGAGTGGTGACTTTCCTGATCTCTGACGTGCCGGGAGACGATCCCACCCTGATCGCCTCCGGCCCGACGTTGCCGGATGAGTCCACACCGGCGGATGCGCTGGCGATACTGCAGCGTTACCACATCGACACGCCTGCAGAGGTGCACGCGTATCTGGAGGCCGGTAACCCGGCACCAGGCCCGACCGATATCGCTTTTGCCGCCGACAGTGCAGTGGTGCTGGCTAAAGCGGCCGACGCCCTGGAGGCCGCGCGTGCAGCCGCGCTGGGCGCAGGTGTGCATGTGCGGGTGCTGGGCGACAATCTTGAAGGCGAGGCGCGCGAGCTGGGTAAAGCCCACGCGGCTCTGGCGCTGCAGAGCCAGGGACAAAGCCGGCGTCCGCTGCTGATCCTCTCCGGCGGTGAAACCAGCGTGACGGTGACGGGACACGGTCGCGGCGGGCGCAACGTCGAATACCTGCTGGGCTTGTTTACAGCGCTCGCAGGCGCGCCGGGCATTTACGGCCTGGCCATCGATACCGACGGCATCGATGGCTCCGAGGACAATGCCGGCGCCTATTTCTCTCCGGGCGACTGGGCAAAAATGCACGCACAGGGTCTTAACCCCACAGAATTCCTGTGCAACAACGATGCATACAGTTTTTTTGCCGAACTCGGCAATCTCATCGTCACCGGGCCCACCCGAACCAACGTCAACGACTTCCGCGCTATTCTGGTGATGCCAGTGCCCGATTAA
- the pyk gene encoding pyruvate kinase: MSQLPASQRTASPLRRTKIVATLGPASDKPGVLERLLKAGVDVVRLNFSHGTADDHRRRLQKVREVADRLGKTVAALGDLQGPKIRIARFKDNAVVLQEGQPFVLDMALDTNEGDDQRVGCDYKDLVADVAAGDVLLLDDGRLVLTVDDVNDREVITTVTVGGRLSNNKGINKQGGGLSAAALTDKDRADLKTAIDIGVDYLAVSFPRSAADMQEARALLGEAGKHIGLVAKVERAEAVRDDETLDDIIRASEAVMVARGDLGVEIGDAALIGVQKRMIKRARQLNRAVITATQMLETMITAPLPTRAEVFDVANAVLDGTDAVMLSAETAAGNFPVEAVEAMHRLCLGAERERSAQESGHRMHQGFTRIDETISLSAMYAANHLAGVTAIACMTQTGYTPLIASRIRSGLPIVGLAHDPLAQRRMALYRGVISVLFVPGEGECDRELNQRALDVLKDRGIVKSGDQVILIRGDLMQSHGGTNTLKILDVG; this comes from the coding sequence ATGTCCCAACTGCCCGCCAGCCAGCGCACCGCCAGCCCCCTGCGTCGCACCAAAATTGTCGCCACCCTCGGTCCCGCCAGCGACAAGCCCGGCGTGCTGGAACGGCTGCTGAAGGCCGGTGTGGATGTGGTGCGCCTGAATTTCTCCCACGGCACCGCGGACGATCACCGCCGCCGGCTGCAGAAAGTGCGGGAAGTTGCCGACCGTCTCGGTAAAACCGTGGCCGCACTGGGAGACCTGCAGGGCCCGAAAATCCGTATCGCTCGCTTCAAGGACAATGCCGTGGTCCTGCAGGAAGGCCAACCATTCGTGCTCGATATGGCGCTCGACACCAACGAGGGTGATGACCAGCGTGTGGGCTGCGACTACAAGGATCTGGTGGCGGATGTCGCCGCCGGCGATGTACTGCTGCTGGACGACGGCCGCCTGGTGCTGACGGTGGATGACGTCAACGACCGCGAGGTGATTACCACCGTCACCGTGGGCGGCCGCCTTTCCAACAACAAGGGCATCAACAAGCAGGGCGGAGGCCTCTCCGCGGCGGCGCTCACCGACAAGGACCGGGCCGACCTGAAAACCGCCATCGACATCGGCGTGGATTACCTTGCCGTGTCCTTCCCCCGCAGTGCCGCAGATATGCAGGAAGCGCGCGCCCTGTTGGGAGAGGCGGGCAAGCATATCGGCCTCGTCGCGAAGGTGGAGCGCGCCGAGGCGGTGAGGGATGACGAGACCCTTGACGACATCATTCGCGCCTCCGAGGCGGTAATGGTAGCCCGCGGCGACCTGGGGGTGGAAATCGGCGACGCCGCGCTAATCGGCGTGCAGAAACGCATGATCAAGCGCGCCCGCCAGCTCAACCGCGCCGTGATCACCGCCACCCAGATGCTGGAGACCATGATCACCGCGCCGTTACCCACCCGTGCCGAAGTGTTCGACGTGGCCAATGCGGTGCTGGATGGCACTGATGCGGTAATGCTGTCGGCCGAGACCGCCGCAGGCAACTTCCCGGTGGAAGCGGTAGAGGCCATGCACCGCCTGTGTCTGGGCGCGGAGCGAGAGCGCTCGGCACAGGAATCTGGCCACCGCATGCACCAGGGTTTCACCCGTATCGACGAGACCATCTCATTGTCGGCCATGTACGCGGCGAACCACCTCGCAGGCGTGACCGCCATTGCCTGTATGACCCAGACCGGCTACACCCCGCTGATCGCCTCGCGTATCCGCTCCGGCCTGCCTATCGTCGGTCTCGCCCACGACCCGCTGGCACAGCGACGCATGGCACTGTACCGGGGCGTGATCTCGGTGCTGTTTGTACCCGGGGAAGGTGAGTGCGACCGCGAGCTGAACCAGCGCGCGTTGGATGTGTTGAAAGACCGGGGAATCGTAAAAAGTGGTGATCAGGTAATACTGATCCGCGGAGACCTGATGCAATCCCACGGCGGTACCAACACCCTCAAAATTCTCGATGTCGGTTAG